Within the Saccharopolyspora gloriosae genome, the region GTCCGCAACGAGCAGCGCAAGGTGATCGTGGCCCGGCACGCCGAGCGGCGCGCGGAACTCAAGAAGATCATCTCCGCGCCGGACGGCTCCCCCGAGCAGCGCGCCGCCGCCGTGGCGGAACTGTCCCGCCAGCCGCGCGACGCCAGCGCGACCCGCGTTCGCAACCGCGACGCCGTCGACGGCAGGCCGCGCGGCTACTTCCGCAAGTTCGGGCTCTCCCGGGTGCGCCTGCGCCAGCTCGCGCACAACGGTGAGCTGCCCGGCGTGACCAAGTCGAGTTGGTGATCACGATGCCGAAGAACGCCCAGCGGCCGCCCCGCCGCAAGCAGAACCTGCTGCAGAAGGAGGGCGTCATCGAGGTGGACTGGAAGGACACCGCCCTGCTGCGCAAGTTCCTCTCCGACCGCGGCAAGATCCGCTCCCGGCGAGTCACCGGGCTGACCATGCAGGAACAGCGCGAGGTCGCGAACGCGATCAAGAACGCCCGCGAGATGGCCCTGCTCCCCTACCCCGGCCCCGCCAAGCGCTAGGGATCTTTGCTGAGCGGCCTGCACAGCGGGTCGCTCATCGGGTTCTCAGTGGCTTCCTCGCCGCGGGATCCATTACCCGAGTGGTTCCCCACGAGGAAGCCGCTGAGAACCCGCCGGTGGTCCTTTTTGCTCGGGTGGTCACTGCTCAGCGGCTGCACCGCTGACAAGACGATCATCCTGTTGACCGTGGATTCGTGCACAGGCCGTCCCGGTAGCGGTCGTTCCAGCCGCACCGGCGGGTGCCGTGCCGTGCACAGCGGGTCATCGAAGGTCCCGATGTGCTCCCCACCATCACGGCCGGAGGCCGGAACACGGCAGGATCGAGCCAATGACCACCGCTCGATCCACCGACCCGATGCCCGCGGCCGACCTCTACGACGTGCTGCAGCGCCGCCGCGACGTCCGTTCCGAGTTCACTGGCGGCGAGATCCCCGCCGACGTGCTGCGCAGGGTGCTGACGGCCGCGCACAGCGCGCCCAGCGTGGGCCTGAGCCAGCCGTGGGATTTCGTGCTGGTCCGCGACGAGTCCACCCGCCGGGCCTTCCGCGAACACGTGCTCGCCGAACGCACCGTGTTCGCCGACGAACTCAGCGGTGAGCGCGCCGAGACCTTCTCCAAGATCAAGGTGGAGGGCATCGTCGAGTCCGGCCTCGGCATCGCGGTCACCTACGACCCGGACCGGGGCTCACCCGCCGTGCTCGGCAGGCACGCCATCGCCGACGCGGGCCTGTACTCGGTGTGCCTGGCCATCCAGAACCTGTGGCTGGCCGCCACCGCCGAAGGCCTCGGCGTGGGCTGGGTGAGCTTCTACCGGGAGGACTTCCTGCGCAGGTTGCTGGACATCCCCAGCGGTGTGCGGCCCGTCGCGTGGCTCTGCGTCGGCCCGGTGCACGCTCTCGCGGAGACGCCCGACCTGGAGCGGCACGGCTGGCGACGGCGGGCCCCGCTGGAGGACGTGGTTCATCACGACAAGTACCGACGCGCCTAGCCCCCGGTAGCCTGAAGCAGAACGCGGGGAACGGGGCACGAGGACACGATCTCGGAGACGCCGTGCGACAGGATGATTCGTTGATGTCGGGGCACATCCCCGCGCAGGATCGTCGCGTGCGGCTGCTGCTGGACTCCGGCCGCCTGCACGAGGCCGATGTGGCGTTCGACGAACTCATCGCCGCCGGGGTGAACCGGGTCGACGAGCAGTGGAACCGGGCGACGGTGCTGGTGCACCGGGCGTGGTTGTCGTGGCGGCTCAACCGGATTCCGCAAGCACTCGAACTGGCCGCGGAGGGCTGGACCGAACTGGATTCGGACCAACCCGCGGGCAAGTCCGCAGCTCAGACCATCAGCATCCTGGGCAATCTGCTGGAGACGATCGGGCACCGCGCGTCCGCGTTGGAACTGATGACCCTCGGCGTTCAGGTGGCCCGCAAGTCCGGTGATCCGGAAACGCTGGCGCATTGCCTGGTGCGCCAGGCCAGTGCGCTGATCTTCCGATCGGTGGCGAGGGACTCTGAGTCGGTGGAGCAGCTGTTCACCACGGCCCGCGACCTGTTCGACGAGGCGTTGCTGGTGGTCGACAAGGGCCAGCTGCAGCGGGTGGCGCTGGCCGGCGGCGCCCGAGCGCTGGCAGGACTGGGGCGGCTGCCGGAGGCGGCTCGGCTCGCCCGGCGTTCCCTGGAATTGAGCAAGCAGGCCGAGGACTGGTTCTGCCTGGCGGTGGCGAACTGGGTGCTGGCCGTGGTCCACCGGGACGAGGGCGATCTGCAGGAGGCGCGGACCTTCGCCAGCCGCGCCCTGGACAACGCCGAGAGCATCGGCGACACGATGCAGATGATGCGGTACTCGCTGGATTTGGCGGCGATCTGCGTTCAGCTCGGCGACTCGGTGGGTGAGGCTGCGGCGTTGCGCCGCACGGTGCGGGCGAGCGGCATCGCGGTGGAGGCCTTGCAGGAGGGCTTGGGCCAGGCGTTGGAGCAGCGCCGGGTGGCGGTGCAGGCGCAGCGGATGGCGACGGCCGCGCAAGAGGCCGCGGTGCGGGATCCGTTGACCGGCCTGGTCAACCGCCTCGGTCTGCAACGCCAGGCACCGGTCCTGCTGGAGACCACGGCGGCTCAAGGCCGGATCCCGTGGTTGGTGCTGCTCGACGTGGACTGGTTCAAAGATGTCAACGATCTTGCAGGTCATGCTGCCGGTGACGCGACGTTGCAGGAAGTCGCGCACTTGTTGCGACGCGAGTGCCGTGCCGACGATCTGCTCTGCCGCTGGGCAGGCGACGAGTTCGTGGTGCTGCTGGTGGACGACGCGGAGGGCTCCCGCCACGCCGGCCCGCTAGTCGCCGAGCGGATCCGGGCGGCCGTGGACCGGCACGACTGGCGCCTGGTGCTAGGCCGCACCAGGAAGCCACCGACGGTGAGCATCGGGGTCGCCGGTGGCCCCGCGAAGCTGGATCACCTGTTCGCGGCCGCGGACATCGCGTTGTACCGGGCGAAACGCGCAGGCCGGAACCGGGTGGAGATCGACACCGGTGATCCGGAATGTGATCGGCCGCAGATCCAGGGCGGTTAGGATCGGCGGCCATGTCCGCTGCGCCCTTCGACCCCGCCGAGCATGACGCGGATTCCTTGACCGCGCGTGGACAATCCGCACCGGAGACCGGAGACCGGAGACCGGAGACCGGAGACCGGAGACCGGAGACCGGAGACCGGAGACCGGAGACCGGAGACCGGAGACCGGAGACCGGAGACCGGAGACCGGAGACCGGAGACCGGAGACCGGAGACCGGAGACCGGAGACCGGAGACCGGAGACCGGAGACCGGAGACCGGAGACCGGAGACCGGAGACCGGAGACCGGAGACCGGAGACCGGCGGGGCGGCTGCGATGGCTGAGCGGGCGGACCGCTGGTCCACGATCCCGGTGCGCCGCCGGGTGCTCGGCGTGGTCCGCACCCTGACCGCGCTGGACCGGTTGCACGACGTCTTCGCCGTGCTGGCGGACGATTTCCGGCTGGAGACGCGCTTCACGGTCGCGGCGGGCTCGGACTTCGAGGCGGATCTGCAAAGGCATCTGGACGCGGCGCACATGCGTTCGCTGCCGTGGCGGGACGCGACGAGCGAGCACGTGGACCTAGCGATCTCCCCGAGCAGCAACGGCGCGCTGCACGAGCTCGGCGTGCCGATTCTGACGTTGCCGCACGGCGCGGGCTACCACAAACTGCGCCCGACGAACTCGGGCACCGCGAACGAGATCTCGGGACTCAGCGCAACCCAGTTGCTCCACAATGGACATGTGGTCCCTTCGGTTCTGGCGCTATCGCACCAGAACCAGCTGGATCTGCTGCGGCACTCGTGCCCGGAAGCGGCCGAGCGCGCGGCGGTCGTCGGAGACCCGTGCTTCGCCCGGTTGCGCGCGAGCCTGCCGATGCGCGACCGGTACCGCGCGGCGTTCGGCCTCGACGGCGAGCGGCTCGTGGTGGTCAGTTCGACCTGGGGCGGCGGTTCCCTGTTCTCCGAGTGGCCGGAGCTGGCGTCGAGGTTGGTGGACGAGCTGCCGGATTCCCGGGTGGCGCTGGTGTTGCATCCGAACGTGTGGTCCAAGCACAGCGCCTGGCAGATCGGCCAGTGGACTCGCCGGGCGCGGCGCTCGGGCCTGTTCGTGGTGCCGCCGGATCGTGGCTGGCGCGCGACGCTGGTGGCCGCGGACACCGTGCTGGCCGATCACGGTTCACTCGCCCTCTACGCCGCGGCACTGGGAAAACCGCTGCTCCTGGGCGCGTTCGGCGAGGCGGAAGTGGCACCGGGCACGCCGATCGCGGACCTCGGCACCCGCGTCCCCAGACTGCGCCCGACCGACCTCAGGTCCCAAGTGGACAGTGCACGCGCAGTGCCGAACCACGAATTCCTCGCCGCCCGCTCCTTCCTCGCCCCGACAGAGGCGGTGACGCGACTACGCGAGGCCATTTACACCCAGCTCAGCCTGCCCCCACCGACGTTCCCCGCCATCCCGGACCCCGTCGCCCCGTTCACCCCACCCCCATGGCCGAACCCGACCTGACCCCGAGGTGAATGGCCCCCTCTGCCCAATAGCACCGGTCAAAGGAGCTATTCACCTGGTGGAACGAGTGGAGTCAATGCTTAGCCAGTGGGATCGACCCAAGGGGCCGTTCACTCCGCTGGAGTCTCGGGCTCGGTGACGCTCGGGATGCTCCTATAGATGTCAAGCCGCTGGAGTGAGGTCGTTTTGCCTGGTTGATCTGGTGGGTGTGCTGGTCAGGGTGCGGTGGATTTCGCGGGCGACGAATCGTTTGAGGCAGCGCATAATGTCCTTTTTGGATAGTCCTTCTTTGGTGCGGCGTTCGACGTAGGTGCGGGTGCGTTCGTCGTAGCGCATGCGGACCAGGACGATGGTGTGCAGGGCGTTGTTCGCGGCCCGGTCGCCGCCGCGGTTGAGGCGGTGGCGGTGGGTGCGACCGGAGGATGCCGGGATTGGTGCGACGCCGGTCAGGTGCGCGAACGAGGCTTCGGAGCGTAGTCGTTCGGGGTTGTCCCCGGCTGTGGTCAGGAGCTGGCCGGCGGTGTCAGGGCCGACGCCGAATAGTTCCAGCAGCTGGGGTGCGGCCTGCCGGGTGAGGGGGCTGAGTTCGGCGTCGAGTTCGGTGATCTCGATGTCCATTGCTTGGTGGCGCCGCGCCAGGCGTCGTAGTGCCGCCCGGGTCGCCGCCAGCGGGTGTCCGAGGTCGTCGCCGGGCCGTAGCCGGGCCAGGGTGCGCAGCAGCGTGGCCCGGTCCAGTCCCGCGACCTGTGCGCGCAGCATCGCGGGTGCCGACACCAGCAGGCCGCGGATTTGGTTCATCGCCTGGGTGCGGGCCTTGACGGCACTGCGGCGTGCGACTCGTAACACGCGCACCGACTCGATCACGCCGTCCCGGCTTTTCGGGGTGCCTGTCGCGCGCCCGGAGAGCACGGCGGTGGCGGCGGCGTAGGCGTCGATCGGATCGGATTTGCCTTGCATCCGGCGGATCTTGCGGTCCGGGCGGTCGACATCGGTGACCGCGACCCCGGCCGCCGCGAGAACCCGGGCCAGCTCGGCTCCGTAGGCGCCGGTTCCCTCGACGCCGACCGTGACCAAGGTGCCGTGACCACGCATCCAGTGCAGCAGGTCGCGGTAGCCGTGGACTGTGGCGGGAAATTCCCGGTCAGCCAGGTGCCGGCCGACGGAGTCGATCACGGCCGCGTGGTGGGTCAAGCCGTGGGTGTCGACTCCGCCGGTGATTTTCGGGCCATCATGGGTCATGCTGGTCATGTCCGTCCTTGCGTGTCCGTTCCGAGGGCGGCACGCGCCGGTCGGGCGGGTGGACAAGACAGTGACGGGGCTTCTGGCCAAGCTCCTATGAAGTCACAAACACCCGTCCGGCCGCGTGCATGGTGGCACCCGGCGGGCCGACAAATCCCAAACCAGACAGTCGAAACGTCAGTCAGTCGAAGGGTCAGACCCACCGGAAACGTCACCACGAACATCATCACTGTCAGTCGAGTTCCGCGAGGCGGTCGCGGACGCGTTGTGCACCCGGGTTGCGCGCCTCGTCGAGGATGCTCAGCGCCTCCCGCAGGTGCAGCCGGGCACCGTCTTCGTCACCGCTGCGCAACAGTGATTCGGCGAGCAGCTCCAGCGGTTCGGCCAGGTCGAACGACACCGTCCGGGCGCGGACGACGTCCACCGCCGTGCGCAGCGCGACGATCGCCGACTCGTGATCCCCGATCTGCTGATGCGCCCGCCCCAAGGCGACGTTGATGCGCCCGGGAATGCGCCGGTCGCGCGGGAACTCCCGGAGCCGTTCGAGCGCGGAGGTCAACGACCGCACGGCCGCCGCGGACTCGCCACGCCCGACCAACGCCCGCCCGATCAGGTACTCCTGCAAAGCGACGGCACGCGGCTTGCCCAGTTCAAGGTTGATCGCCCGGGCCTGCTCGAACAGGGAGATCGCCTCGGACCAGGCACCTTCTTCGAGGTGCACTTTCCCGTGGAATTCGAGCGCGGACCCGAGCACCCGGCGATGCCCCGCTTCTTCGGCGATCGCACGCGCGGCCGCACCGGCTTCGTGCGCGGCGACGAAATCGCGCAGTTCGAGCAGCAGCTGCACCTGCAGGGTCCGCAGCCGCGCCTCGGCCACCGAGTCCGGTTCGCGCCGCGCCGCCTCGACTCCCGAAACGAGCGCCGCCAGCGTCTCGGTGTAGTGCTTGTGCTGGTTGTGCAATGTCCACAACGGACTGTCGCAGAGTGAGATCACCGCGCGATTCCACTCCTGCTCATGCGCGGCGGAGATGACGGCGAGCAGGTTGACCCGCTCCCGCTCCAGCCAGCGCAGCGCACCGTCGTGGTCGAACGGGTTGTCCGCGGTGAGCAGCTCATCGTCCTGCCCGACGCGCAGCCGTTGCGGTTCCATCACCGCTCGATCCGCGTAGGCGCCCCGAATCCGGTACCAGTCGACGAGTCGTCGCAACGCCCCCGCGTCCGGCGTCCGCAGCCGTGTGGCGTGCAGCCGGACCAGGTCGTGAAACCTGAACTCGTCCTGGTCGTTGCATTCGAGCAGGTTCGCGTCGTGCAGCTCGTACAGCAGCTCTTCGGCGTCGTCTACCGGCAACCCCGCGAGCGCGGCGACGGCGTCGGCGGCGAACGTAGGCCCCGGGATCACGCCGAGCAACCGGTAGAGGGATTCCTGCGCCGCGGGCAGCTCGTTGACGGCACGGTCCAGCGCCTCGCTCACAACGGGCACGCCCCCTTCGGTGAACCGGTCCAGCCGCCGGCGGTCGTCGTCGAGTTCGGCCACCACTCGCGCCAACGTCCACCGGGGCCGTTTCGCCAGCCGACCGGCGGTGATGCGCAACGCGATCGGCAGCCCACCGCACAGTTCGACGAGTCGCCGAGCGGCATCCGCTTCAGCCTCGACCCGCTCGCCCGCCCCGGAACGCAACAGGTCGATCCCCGCGTCGACGTCCAGCCGCCGCAACTCCAGCGGCAGCACCCCGTCCACCACCAGGTCCCGCGACTGCCGGTGCGTGATCAGCAGCATCAGCCCCGCGTCCGAGGCGGGCAGCAGCGACAGGAGTTCGCGCGGCCGCGCGACGTTGTCGAAGACGAACGCCACCTTCCGCCCACTGGTGCGACTGCGATATTCCCCGAGCGCCTCGCCCTCGGACCCCGGGATGTCCGCTCCAGGCACCCCCAACCCGCGCAAGCAGTGCCACAGAACATCGGCCCGCGACACCGATTTCCCCCGCAGGTCAACGTAAATCTGCCCGTCCGGGAACCGCTCCCGCACCCCGTGCAGCCAGTGCAAGGCGAGCGCGGTCTTACCGGTACCGCTGCCACCGCTGATCGTCACGCACAACGCGCGCTCACCACCGCGCCCGAGCGCCTCATCCAGCCGTGCCCGCTCCGGTTCCCGATCGACGAACCCGGCAGGCGGCGGCGGAAGCTGTTCCGCGCGCAACACCTCGGCGGCGTGGTGATGTTCGTGGAAGTGCACCTGCCCGACCGAGTCCGCCTGGACGAGTTTGTCGACGTCGCCGCGGTTCTCGTTGCCCATCCCACTCCCTCGGACCGCATCGACACGGCCGGCTCGGCTGTCCAGTGACGATCACCTCACCATACGCGACCATTCGATCACCACGGGCGGCTTCACCACTCCCTGCTGTCCTTCGCCGAGCCCCGGCCGGTACCCTCCAGAGGTCGACACGTCGACCACGCCCCCGTAGCTCAGGGGATAGAGCACGGCTCTCCTAAAGCCGGTGTCGCAGGTTCGAATCCTGCCGGGGGCGCTTACCGTTGGTGAGAGATGCGAGGGTTCGCGCGGATCCAAGCCGGTCCCGGCTGTGCCCGAGTGGGCCGCGACTTTGCTGCCCGGAGTGTTCGGCCGCATCCAGGCCCATCGTGAGCAGATGGCGGAAGGCGTCGGCTCGTCCACTCCGATTTCGCCTCCGGCAGACTATGAAGCCCGCCCGCCCGAGGTGCGGAATTCGGCTAGTTTCGTCTGGCTCACGAGGTCTCCCAAGGTGTTGGCAGTGAATACCTTCCCCCTGGTAGCCATGATCAACTGCTTCATGTCTTCTTCTCGGACGCTGAAGCCTCGGCCATCAATGCACGCGACGACTTCGAACGCCTTCCCGCCGTTGCGCTCCCGCTCGTCCCGCATGCTCGCTAGCCGATGAATGCGCGCCACCTTGTCGCGGGCGGTCCCGTCGTCCCCCGTGATTTTCGCCTCGATGATGACCGCAGGCGCGAGCTCGTCTGGAATGAAGAAGTCCGGAGCCTGGTCGAATCCGGAGACACGTTCAGCGCGCTTGGTCTTTCGGAACGGTACCCCGGCCATGGAGAGATGCTCTTCGATCCCGCTTTCCATGACATCGCCGACCAGCTCGGAGACCGCGTCCCGGTGGCTCGCGAACGGACGGCCCAGGTAACGCTCGTAGAGCAGCACCGCATACGGAACATGGTGCTGAGAGACGTACCGTACGCTGTCCAGGCCATTTTTCGTATCTATCTTGTCGAGCCTATGAATGAGGCCGTCAGGAGCCTCGACAACCCCTTCGCCGATCGACTTGCACGCCGCCTCGAACAGCGAAGTCGTCCTGGTTACCGTTTTTTCGGATGACCCGATTTTCGTCGAGAAATAATCAGGGTTGTCGCGGACCTTCTTGTCCAGCCCTCGCGCCCAGTTGTTCGGGAAGCTCACCCCGGTCTCCTCCTGGGCGAGATCTTGCCACTCCGGGCCGGTGACTCCAAGAATCGTTCGGATCACCACGACAGACTTCGCATTGGATTTCGCCGCGGTCCAGCATCGATCCACGCTGATGGCAGAAAACCCATCTGTCGCCCGCCGCAACTGCTCGTAGCCGGCTTGGAAGTTCTCATATGCCAGGAATCCCTCGCCTCGCGGGAGGAGCATGAACTGCGAGGTTAAATCGTTGAACGTGGCCGCTACCAGCTCCGGTAGGTTGTCCTCGATCTCAGGGAGGTCCAGCTGGTACGGACGACGGACCTCGGTCATGCGCTCTCCACCACGGTTCGAGCCTTCACCAGGCGATCTTT harbors:
- a CDS encoding GGDEF domain-containing protein, whose protein sequence is MSGHIPAQDRRVRLLLDSGRLHEADVAFDELIAAGVNRVDEQWNRATVLVHRAWLSWRLNRIPQALELAAEGWTELDSDQPAGKSAAQTISILGNLLETIGHRASALELMTLGVQVARKSGDPETLAHCLVRQASALIFRSVARDSESVEQLFTTARDLFDEALLVVDKGQLQRVALAGGARALAGLGRLPEAARLARRSLELSKQAEDWFCLAVANWVLAVVHRDEGDLQEARTFASRALDNAESIGDTMQMMRYSLDLAAICVQLGDSVGEAAALRRTVRASGIAVEALQEGLGQALEQRRVAVQAQRMATAAQEAAVRDPLTGLVNRLGLQRQAPVLLETTAAQGRIPWLVLLDVDWFKDVNDLAGHAAGDATLQEVAHLLRRECRADDLLCRWAGDEFVVLLVDDAEGSRHAGPLVAERIRAAVDRHDWRLVLGRTRKPPTVSIGVAGGPAKLDHLFAAADIALYRAKRAGRNRVEIDTGDPECDRPQIQGG
- a CDS encoding tetratricopeptide repeat protein; the encoded protein is MGNENRGDVDKLVQADSVGQVHFHEHHHAAEVLRAEQLPPPPAGFVDREPERARLDEALGRGGERALCVTISGGSGTGKTALALHWLHGVRERFPDGQIYVDLRGKSVSRADVLWHCLRGLGVPGADIPGSEGEALGEYRSRTSGRKVAFVFDNVARPRELLSLLPASDAGLMLLITHRQSRDLVVDGVLPLELRRLDVDAGIDLLRSGAGERVEAEADAARRLVELCGGLPIALRITAGRLAKRPRWTLARVVAELDDDRRRLDRFTEGGVPVVSEALDRAVNELPAAQESLYRLLGVIPGPTFAADAVAALAGLPVDDAEELLYELHDANLLECNDQDEFRFHDLVRLHATRLRTPDAGALRRLVDWYRIRGAYADRAVMEPQRLRVGQDDELLTADNPFDHDGALRWLERERVNLLAVISAAHEQEWNRAVISLCDSPLWTLHNQHKHYTETLAALVSGVEAARREPDSVAEARLRTLQVQLLLELRDFVAAHEAGAAARAIAEEAGHRRVLGSALEFHGKVHLEEGAWSEAISLFEQARAINLELGKPRAVALQEYLIGRALVGRGESAAAVRSLTSALERLREFPRDRRIPGRINVALGRAHQQIGDHESAIVALRTAVDVVRARTVSFDLAEPLELLAESLLRSGDEDGARLHLREALSILDEARNPGAQRVRDRLAELD
- the bluB gene encoding 5,6-dimethylbenzimidazole synthase; its protein translation is MTTARSTDPMPAADLYDVLQRRRDVRSEFTGGEIPADVLRRVLTAAHSAPSVGLSQPWDFVLVRDESTRRAFREHVLAERTVFADELSGERAETFSKIKVEGIVESGLGIAVTYDPDRGSPAVLGRHAIADAGLYSVCLAIQNLWLAATAEGLGVGWVSFYREDFLRRLLDIPSGVRPVAWLCVGPVHALAETPDLERHGWRRRAPLEDVVHHDKYRRA
- the rpsN gene encoding 30S ribosomal protein S14; translation: MAKKSKIVRNEQRKVIVARHAERRAELKKIISAPDGSPEQRAAAVAELSRQPRDASATRVRNRDAVDGRPRGYFRKFGLSRVRLRQLAHNGELPGVTKSSW
- the rpsR gene encoding 30S ribosomal protein S18 produces the protein MPKNAQRPPRRKQNLLQKEGVIEVDWKDTALLRKFLSDRGKIRSRRVTGLTMQEQREVANAIKNAREMALLPYPGPAKR
- a CDS encoding IS110 family transposase, translating into MTSMTHDGPKITGGVDTHGLTHHAAVIDSVGRHLADREFPATVHGYRDLLHWMRGHGTLVTVGVEGTGAYGAELARVLAAAGVAVTDVDRPDRKIRRMQGKSDPIDAYAAATAVLSGRATGTPKSRDGVIESVRVLRVARRSAVKARTQAMNQIRGLLVSAPAMLRAQVAGLDRATLLRTLARLRPGDDLGHPLAATRAALRRLARRHQAMDIEITELDAELSPLTRQAAPQLLELFGVGPDTAGQLLTTAGDNPERLRSEASFAHLTGVAPIPASSGRTHRHRLNRGGDRAANNALHTIVLVRMRYDERTRTYVERRTKEGLSKKDIMRCLKRFVAREIHRTLTSTPTRSTRQNDLTPAA